ACAGGCAAACAGCAGCCCTAAAGTCCATGATTTGGGGTTTGACTTTTATCCTAGGTAGAATAGGAAGCTATGGGAGAGTTTAGAGGAGGTGATATTGTGCCTTGTCTTTAAGATGATCAAAACTCTCCCTTGAGTATAGAAAAAGAGAGGAGGGCCAAGAACGTAGCCCTGCGCTCCTTCCACATTTATAAGATGGGAAAGGGTGAGGAGCCAAAGAGCCTGCAGAGAACAGCCAGTGATTGTGAAACTTATCATCCACCCTTCCCTGTCCCCCTAACCCAACTGCATCCCCATCTTCTGTTGGGTCTGAGCTAGGGTAACTGCTGTCTCTAAGATATGGAGCAAATCTCATCCCTTCCCTCTCCGGTTCTGATTTAGCCCTAGGGAAGTAGTCGAAACCAGTTTACTGAAGTCTTAATTTGTAGGGATACAAACatgaaatggttttatttttcccttagtGTATCCCTCTGTTGTACTATGTCAGATCTCACTTTCCATCTCTTAACCACAGTTTGGGGAGATTCCAACTTTGCAGACCTTTTCAAttattaggaaataaaaaatgCACAGGCAATTAAAAATGCGAATCTTCTAGCAATATATGCTCTTCCAGTCCCCCTTGAAAACCAGGTTTATGGCCCCAGGCACTTGAAGTGGAGAAGGGGGACTGCTGCTGTCCAACTCCCCCTCCTTCAtctcaggagggagggaaggggtgcTCCTCTCCATCACCTCCTCCTGGTCCTGCCCCTCCCAACCCCCTGGTATATTGAGGCAGGGGTGAAGGAGAGGGAAACGGTTGTGTGACTTCACTGACCCTTGTAGCAGGTCTCTCTCTGTTGGATGTCACTCCTTTTCTGCCCACTCTTAGATCCTCTGTGGCCAAATGCTGGCTCTCCCAAGGCACCTGTGTATGAGTTCTTTGAAAGGTCCTTTGGGGGGTCTTCACACTGCTGAGTAGGATGATGTGGGAGATCTGGCTCCAGATcagccccttcccccatccccatcctcacCAATGCCACTTGTTCTGGTTCCCTTGCCCAGAAAAATGGGCGCCTTCCACGGTGACCATCTGGTCCTCAGGAGTGCATCCTTGCATGCATAGTAGTGGGATGCAGCAGCAGCCAGCAGCAGCCCTCTCCCCCTCACCATCcctctctctttattttcctGTTCCCTGATGAGAAAGACTCAACACTGCCTTCTAGACTGAGCCCTCACAGCTCCTACCACTCCCTCCTCTTCCACCATCCAAAGTCCAGCCTTCTTCTAGCAAATGGGATGATAAAGGCCTGAACTGATGCATGAGGGTGGCAGGACCAGTTCCTGTGTCTCTTAATAAGCCCCCAAGGAAGGCACCTGGCCCCGCTGCTCACGGCGTTCTTTGGGATCTGGGTCTTTGATGCTTCCTTGTCCTCATCTCTGGATCCCAGTCGCCAATCATGGAGCAACTGGGAAAGTTCATGTTCAACCTCAGAGCAGAGAAATCTCTGACTTACAGGAATGAGGAAGGTCCAGGGAGTGACaagagagatgggggtggggagggaagtgtCCTCTTGGCCCAGGTGGCCTGACGGGGGACACTAAAAATTTTGTGAAagactcttccttctttcctgtgcCTACTTCCTCCTCCCTGACCTCACCCTCTGAACAAGCACACACCTGGTCCCTCAGCAGAGCAGAATCCTAGGTCCAAGGTCAAGGAGCAAGACAAGGACAGGTCCTACCCAGACAAGTGTGTGGGCTGCCGGGAGCTGCTTCCAGCACCAAGGCCCCCGACTCAGTCccactttcctccctctctcgtcCCTCAGCCTCCACGACCAAGAGAAACACTCCTCTTACGAAGCTGCCCACCATCCTCCAGAGTGGAACTGTCGTCACAGCTGGCCCAGCCCTCACCTCAGGCCCTGATGCCCCTTTCACCACAAGCACGACGGTGTTCACACCTGGACTCCTCACCTTGCCTAGACTCTTGCCCTTCCCTGCCTCAGGGAGCATCAGACTGACCTCTGTGACGGGCTACGGCTTCACTGGCGCCAGCCCCTCCACCACGGGGCCCAGGAGGACCATGGGGTCCCAGACAGTGACTGCGTCTCCCAGCAATGCCGCAGCCTCCGCTGCTGGCCCAGCCTCCACCCCCACTAAGGCTGGGCACCTGTGCACCACGGGATCGCCCACCACGGGAATGTGCCCCACTGGCAGGTCTCTCCTCAACCAATTATCCCCCAGCAGGTACCCGGGGGGCCTGGGTTGAAGGCCATTTTCCCAGACATGGCAACAGTTCTTGGTGCCTGAAGAGACCCCAAGGTGAAATGTTACAGCAGACCAGCCCCTTTCGCCCACCGGGAACTCAGTTTGACCTGTTGCTGaatgggaggtgggagagggaagctggGATGGACATGGGACAGAAATGAAGGCAGTGGGAAAGGAGGTCAGGGGCTGGGTCAGCATAAGAGTCTGTGGATGAAGAGGAGAGGGTAGGGACCGGACAAGGGGAGCAGCCTGGGGAGTAGGAAGTGGGAAATGGGGACACTTTAATTTGAGTTCCCTGAGGAGTGGACTGTGAGACCAGGATTCACATTGTATTTGGAACACTGGAAAGAGCAtggggaagtgagacagggaagggaaggcagcagACAGAGAACTTACTGAGGCTGGTTATCACTGTGGGCAGCAAGAGCTCAATCCCGTTGGGGAGACTCTAGGGTCCAGTGTCCAGCAGCCACCTGGAGGGCAAGGGAGCTTGGGTATTTATACCCCCACCCTCTTGGTTATTGGTAGAGGGCTGCCTGCCATGTGTGGCATGGAGAGCACCAgtgaccagagaaagccctcaggccaaaaaatttttaaatggagctGCTGAGGACTGGTGTACATGGAAGTGATACAGCAAGGGAATATAGGCAGGGCACCTATAGCATCTGTTCCAAAGGACAAAGGTGGGAAGTGCCATCCTCAGTCACCATGAGGAGAGTAAGAACGTTGGTTTCTTCTGTCACAAATGGGGGTCTCTTAGAGCCCTTGTCCTCAGCAGATTTGGGGGAATAATGGAGGAGAGGTACTAAAGTGGAGAGATGCTTCCCTTCGCTGGGGGTAGGGGGCTTCATCCCTGACCTCTGAGCACCTCACTTCCTTCTCCCACAGGTGGGCCCCCAAGGAAGAGAAGCCATCACTCCCCGCGGGGACTGGCAGGTTTCCCCTGGTCCCACTCCTCTCGCGTGGTGTGCAGAAGGACGTGGGCCAGGGTGGGGCACCCTGGTACTCACCTCCTCCGCACTCTGTCCTGTCTCCGCAGGCACCAGGACTTCTATCCTGCTGTGCTCGTGGGGGTGCTGGCCTTGCTCCCAGTGCCTGTGATGCTGATCGTGGTCTATGGCTTCTGGAAGAAGAGGCACATGGGAAGTGAGTAGCGCCCACCCTCTTGGCCCCCCGAGGACAGAGCGCTGGGGGGTTTGACACCCTTTCCAAAGTGCCCGACTGCCCTCGGGTCCCCAGGCGGTGTGTCCTCGCCTGTGTCCAGTCAGGAGGACCGTACAGCACCCAGGTGAGGGAGGCGGGTGGGCAGGCAGCGACAGCTTAGCGTAGCCTTCTGGGGCTGAGCCAACAGGAAGCCGAGGGCAGAGGCAGAGGGGCTGGGCTGGCCCAGGAGCTGTGGGTGGTGAGCAGGAGGACCGCCCTCTTCATCTCTGTCCCCATCCTCGCAGGCTACAGCATGTGCCGTGATCCTGCCAGATCCTGGAGGGACCCATCCACAAGACCGGAGCCTCCGTGGAAGCCTGCTTGGTCTGAAGCCACTTAACTGTATGGTGGGGGGGAGCTTCTCCCAGAGGGGTCCCGGGAGACCAGAGGAGGAGTGAAGACGGGGACCTGTCTGGATCGGACAGGCCGGGGATGAGGACTCAGCGCTGGACTCAGGCCTTCCCAGAACCGGAGGCTGGACTGCATCCGCTCAGTTCCCCTCGGCTGCCCGGAAcctggcggggggcagggggcagagcagGGGGCACCAGGCGGGAagtccctgggggtgggggggagccacTGAGGTGATTCTGCTGAGAGCCACAGACGCCTGGGCCCTGGCTGGATGGCAGAGAAGCCCCAGGTGTGCTGTTTGCAGACAGAGACCTCAGCTCCCATCGGCCTTGGAACCTCTTACTATCAAgctgatggggggaggggtggacagCTAGggctgccctctccccacccggGGCTCTGTCCTCAGTTTCCCTCTGCTCTTTTCAAGCGTCCCCATGCCCTTGGGGGAAGAAAGAGCCCCAGAAGCAGCCCGTGTCCCGAGGGTCCCACCCTGGAGGAGAAGAAGGAACAGTGACTAAGAGTTGGGGGTCAACAAAGGTGTTGGGGATCCCAGAGCTGTCCaagccccccagcccctgggccaaGTGTCCTCTACGGGGCCTCTGGATGGGCCCTGATCTGACTGTGGCTGCTTGTCCGTCGAGTCCTGGGAGCCAGCAGGGACCACACTCCCGCTGCTGCTGCCTGCTGGCCGGCGCCTCCAGGGAAGGCTGTGACCGGGCAGCTGAGAGCCCCTCACCCGCAGGACCAGCCTGTCCCTGGACTTGCATGCAGAGGCTGATCAGGGCTCTCTCCCCCAGTTCCCACACCCTGGCTCCGGGTCTGAGCTCCTGAAGAGAACAGGGGGCCCTTGAGGGTCCACTGGAGGGGAGGCCATGGCTCAGAGAAAGGGGGGGGGGTCACCTTCCCTCTGGGGACTTATTGTCCCCTGGAAAGAGAGGACCCACTGGTGACACAGCAAAGACAACTCAGAGCTGACTACAGCCTGGAGGACTGCCTGGgccaggaggggcagggaggatggAGCCAAGGAGCCTGGGCCAGGGGCCCAATAGCCAGGGGCATCTGCCCCTGCCTCACTGGCTCGTGCCTCAGAGTTGGCTTCTTCTGCGGTGATGGCTGAAGAATATGGACTGGATTCCTCCCCTAGGGAGGGGTATCCACCAGCCTGGAGCCACTGGAATGAGAGACTGGGGGTAGATGTGGCCTCTCCACTCTTGGCCTCGGGACATAGCCCTCCCAGGTGGGAGATCAAATGTCATAGTCAGGGGAGTGACACAGCTGGGGCCTTGGTGGGCAGCCAGCCTGCAGGTGCCACTCCAGGATagaagtggggagagaggaaggggcagggggcAATCCTGGGGGACAGCAGGGAGGCAGCACCTCTTTCCTATGCCCAGGAGAAGGCACTAGAGGGGAGACTCAGACTGAGGAACTGACAgacctggtgccaggacacacacacacacacacacacacacacacacacgcacacacacggcgATAACCGTCCTCCTGATCCCGGTGTGTAACTAGGACGGGGTTTATTCTCCACCCTAAAACCACACGCTGACGGCCCTGCCCCAGCTGAGAGCGGGATGTTGGTGGGTGCAGAGGCTCAGGACCGGGACCCAAGGATGCCACCTGTCACTGTGGGACCCTGTGCAAGTCACTAACCATATTGGGCCTCATTTTCCCTCTCTTGTGAAAGGGGACACTAATTCCTACCTCTCAAGACTGTTCTCAGGATAAAATGAACTAACACGAGCCTCATACACTGAGTAAAAGCCTCATGCTGCTTGGTCCTCCACTTCTTGTCCAGGTCTAATGCTTGTCACATTCTACTTTTAAAACCATCGGATCCTATTTCTCTGTTTTGTACTTGATGGGAAGGGGCTAGGGAGGGTGCAGGGGGACATGGTCTGGTCCCAGGAGGTGGGTCTGGGCCCAGGCAGAGGCCTTTGTTACCTGATGTCATGCCGGGTAGCTGCTAGGTGGACCGACCATCCTTATTTGCCCAGGAtgaggggctcctggaaccagGCAAACTCCCACCCGTGGAGCCTGCTCCCATGTGAATCCATGGTAAGGAAGGACACAGGGTGCTGAGAAGGAGGTGCAGACTCCGTCCCCAGCTTCCCAGCTCTTATGCGCCAGGGTGGCCTCTTTGGACCTCCAGGCTCCAGGACATTTTACCCAAACCCTGGCCCCTTACATCCTCCTTTCTGTTTGCCCTTCTCCCCGGAGCTCCAGGGGTATCCAGATCCCCAGCAGATCCAGGGCGGGCAGGTGCAGGGCAAGGGTGGGTATCAGGCCAAGGCTGCTATTGCCTTTGGTGGACGAGATGAGGAGTCTTCCTGAGCAATGGCCTGAGACTACGGGACGTACCTGCGAAGGGCTTCCTGTCGTGGCCAAGGGAAGGAACAAATACAGGAAGCCCAGCCCCCACGGGATGTTCACTCTGTGAGCCCTGATCTGATCCCACAGGACACATGTGTTCTTGCTGTGAGGCCAGCAGGCAAGCCTGAGGTCCACAGTCCCAATGGCTGCAAATGTGCTTTTCACTCTGCATCACCCTGGGTGGGTGGACGCTGCTCTGTGCAGTCCGGCTCCTCCTTCAGGCTGATGGGCTTCTTGcccctgtgctgggagtagtgAGGGAGGAGGCAGCCTCGCGCCTGGGGCAGACCCTTCCCAGCGCAGACCCCCTACCCCCACTGATTGACGCAGGGGGTCTGAAGCCGTGGCACCCCCTGCCACCTTGGCAAGTTCTGAAGGGTATCCCATTTCCAGAATGGCTCCCAAAGTGACCTGAGCTTCCTGTGGCCCAAGGGCAGCCTGACTTCTCCTGCCTGTCCTGCTTCCCCTGCCCTTCTTTTTCCCAGCCTGGTCCCTGAGCACTTTAAACTTCCTGGTGCTAATTGCTGCCTCAGAGTCTGCTACCCACAAGCCCAGTCTGCCCCTCTGCTTGTTTACAGGgttgtctcttttctttgttgtttctCTATTAACCATAAACGGCCTGTGACAATTGTTTTTCTGTAGCTcatataaaaacaattttaaaaaatgtgtttgagtAGTGTGGCCTTTCAACAAACACTACGGAGTGACTATGgcaggctgggagctggggcacagGGATGACCTGAGGGGCAGAgatcctttctcctcctctctccctccccctccttctgcacccatctcccccttcccctcccctctgatattcctgcctccagctttgttctctccCACCCTTGCCAGGGACCCTCCCTGCACCTCCATTCCTGGAAATGACTCtccatctcccttcccctcttccctcagTCCCCACGGAACTTCCCAATTCCCAGGCAGGCCTGGGCGGGAAGTCTCTGACCCCTGGGGACCTTGGAAGTGTCCCCTAACTCTGTCATTCACCTTCAGCCCCTGCTTTTCTTCGGTGGGGAGGAGAAAGTTGAGGCTTGGGAGGCAGTGgtaggagagaagggagaaagaaggaggaatGATAGGTTCTTAATTTGTTACCAAATCCAAGCTCGTACTTCTTGCCACACGACGGGCCAATCCATGGAGAGACAAGctgttgggacaaggaatagcgatttcatttggaaagccagcagacagagaagatggtggactagtgtctcGAAGAACCACCCTAgtcgagttagaattcaggcttgctttatactaaaaggggagggggtgtggctggtggctgcaaacttcttggtgccagCCAGACCCTGGAGGGGATGtgataatcctttgttcttgtagTTGTCCACGCAGGTCAGGTCACCATGTTCCTGTAaatctccaacaagacaaatgtgaTTCTCTGCTGTGCAACTCtgtatctctatatgaatggaaaagtgttatacctttaaaggtcagagcctcgAGAATGGGctattatgtatatttcaggctatagacaACATTCTTAACTccaagcaaaagcaatagaatacaaaggtgaaagtaaaaggaacagacccaatatggagtcaggtttgttcttccctattacaatttCACCATGGTTTCCTCCTGGGCTTTTATGGCTTTCTCCACCCCAGAGCGAGGGAGACAGGCTGACGGGGAAGAGGCTGGGCACAAGAGAGCCAGAGTCCCCTGGAGCCTTGATCTAGTCTCAGATGTAGCACCTGCAGCTGAGGGTCCCACCTATAGGCCAAGGTCTCCCCCTCTTCTCCAGGCAGGCTTCGGTGGATGGGCTGAATTCCCCTGGCTCTGGGTTTCTcttctcaggggcttccctgctcccttgcttccctccccccatcccaacTCAAGAAGAGGGCCCATGGCCTGGGAGGCCACATACCTGCTGCCACCTGTCCTGCTGGTGCTCTTGGCCTCAGATGAGGGGCAGGCGAGGGGGGCAGAGGGAGCAGGTCAAGAGGAGGGGCAGATGGCTAAGTGAGATAGGTATGAAGGGGGCTatggggaggagagggcaggggcagggtggcACTGTGGCCAGAGGCCGGCTCTGGGGCTCATTCTGAGTGTAGACACAAAGAGGGTGGCTCCCTGCAGGGGGGAAGCCCTCATCTCACAGCTCTGCAGTGGCGGTTGGCGGGGCTCCGTGACCTGAGGGTTTATTCTCAGGCTCCTGGGAACAGAAGCCAGAGTTGCTGTGTAAACTAGAGGATGAGACAACTCCATGAGATGCTGGTATCCACCCCAGCAAGGCTTAAAGATGAAAACCCACGCAGGGAAATATCAGCACATAGCTGTACTGTATTAACCACCATTCCAGGCTCTGGACAAGCCCCAGTAGCTTTGATTCTCTAGCCAGGATGACCTCAGCTTGGGCTTCTTCATCATGGCTGAACTCAGGGCAAAGGACTGGGGATTCTATTGGTGTGGAATCTACGAGTCTTCGAGGAACTCTGGTCTCAGAACCATCTGTCTGGTATATCCCAGGGTGagttcctttcctccttttgtgTGCCTCTCAGACTTCCTGAATCACAAGATGTTAGGGCTGGAAAGGACCCTAAAAATCACTTCCTTCAACCGTTTCATAGCTGAAAACTAGGGCCCCTTCCCCAAGGTCTTTGGTTGGTCAGGGGCAGAACCAGCACCAGAACTCAGGCCTGCTAGCTTTCGGTAGGTTCTTCTTTTCCCGTCACACACATTTCTCTGAACCTTTTTGTCGCTACCAACAGGACTCCTCCATTGATGTGTGATGATTGCAGAGCTTCCTCAGGCTTGAACAAGACTGGCTTATTGGTCCATTCCCAGGCATCCCTACCCCGACCCTGACCCCCAACTTTCTCTCAAAGGGCTGTGCTCAAGATGGGTCACAGGTAGCTGGGTAGGGGTCAAGAAATGTGGACAGACAGGAGACAGCCAGGTAGCGAGACAGACATgaggccctgggggtggagctGAGAGGCGTAGCAGCCGAGGCCTCAGAGGGCCTGGACTTGCCCCTGATAGTGAGAGACCCTACATGTCAGAGTGGGAACTTTGGGGTCATCCCTAACCCAAGGCCCTCAGTATTCCTCCTGCAAACTTCAGAGTTGGAAAGCATCCCCTGCATTCTCTGCAGTGGTCAGGGCTTGAATGACACCTTCCCAGACTCCTGCCCTATGGGAGCCTGTCCAGCCGTTTGGACGCCTGAGGACTCAGATCAGCGGCTGGGTCATTCACTGCCCAAGCCTTGGCTCATTCCCTTCTCCATGTAGGGCATGAGGCTAGGCTCCAGGAGGGGAATCAAAAACCTTGAGACCCCATCCTCAGCTGGAGGAGCCCACAGCCCCGCCAGGAAGACAGACAAGTAAATAAAGGATTATGATGCAGGGTGGTAGGTAACATCATAGAAGCATGTTGGGTGGAGGTCCAGTGAAGAGAGGAACAGGTTGATGGAGAAAGCCAGGGTTTGGACTCTCCTGGGGGACTCCCCAGAGGAGGTGACACCACCTGGGCCTTGTTGGATGAGCAGGAATTTATCCAGGGGAGACAACACAGgttgggagggtggagggagccaTTAAAGGTTGAAAGTGCATGACATGttcaaatgaaaacagaagagaCTATAGAACACATCCAATATACAAGTGACAGTGTGATGCCTAATCTAAAATTGTGGCACTTCACAGTGAAGGAAATCCAACACTACTGAGCATAATAGCTCCATTCATCTGCAGGGCCATGTGTGGCCTCCTCTTACCCAGGTCTGGGGACTAGAAGTGGGGAGCCCTGGAGTGTGGGGCAAATAGAGAGGAGTGCTCCCCTCCCTGTCACCTCCTCCAGCTTCAACACTGCTCACCACCAGGAGCACCAGGAGGACCACTGGTGCCATGAGCCCTGTCATTGACAGGCACTGTCCCCTCACCCCTGTCCTCTCAGCCCTTCATTTCCTCCCACACACTGCTGACTGTGCCAAATGCCTCCAACTACCACATTCCCACAGACGCCTGGCTCTTGGGATGAAATGGAGTCAGACAGTTCGTTTCTGGTCACTTCacctctttgagcttcagttttctcatctgcaaaatgggaccaATAACATTCCCACCTTCATCTGGGGTTCTTAcctttggcactattgacatttggatattattctgaacatttctttgttgtgagggcccatcctgtacattgtaggatatttagcagcatccctggcccctacCCGTTAGAGAGCAATAGCACAAATACCCCCAGACTGCACAGCTgtggcaaccaaaaatgtctccagacattggcaAGTTTGTCTTGCGGGACACAACCTCCCCCAGTTGGGAACCACCAttttacagggttgttgtgaagattaaatgagatcatggacTCAGAGGGCCCAGTGCCAGGCATGTGATCAGGgctgcttctttctcctcctccccattcCAGCCCTTCTCTATCTTTCAGTGCAAGCAGGGGAGCTATCCCGGAGCCGCAGGGGTCTAGGGAAAGGGCACACTCTGTGGTTACTACCACCCATGGCCGGATTTCTTCTCTAACCCCGCCTGATGGTTTCCAGGTGGATGATGACAGCGGAGGTGGCACAAGTGAGAGGCACTCACCCCGCCTTCCTCGTGGAGGAAGACCTCATCCTTACACACCTGCCCACCAGACCCCAGACCaccttcccttctcctctccaACCCCTCACTCCATTTCTGGCCATGACACAGGTCCTATGGGCAAGGCTGATGTCACATTATGGCTGAGGGCAAGCAAGGTCCTGTCTAACAAAAACATTCCCAAACGAGCTATCTGAGCAGGAGGCAGTGAGATTGCAGAAGAGCCTGTGTGACTCACTGGGATTTTGCCCAGGGGGCTCTAGCATCTGGTTGGCAGCTGGATTCGATGACCTTTTACGTCACCCTTGAGAAGTGATGAATCTGCAATTCCAAGTAATCTTTCCCATGATGTGGCAGGACATCACCCTTCTGCTCACATGGCCTGGAGTTCCCAGAGTTCTGAGTCATTCCTTGGGGGCacttctgtctctgtgtgtgacCATAGAAAAAAGAATAGGTGAACATACATCAAAATATCACTATGATTATCTCTGGGCAATGGGAttagaggagggaaggaaaattcCACTCAATAAAATGAAGAGGactggctctggagccagattacGTGGATCTAAATCTAACTTCTACCTTATATGAACTGTGTGATCCTGGGTAAGTTGTTTAATTTCTCTGGATCTCAGTTACCTGGAACAATAATATTATCTACCTGATGGGTAATGAGGTAACACATGTGAAGTATGTGtttgcctagcacatagtaagcactcaataaatgttagtgtgTTTTAAGTGGTGGGATTATGGACAACTTTTACCTTTTTAGAgtgaattttcatatattttttctgataaaaattaactgaatatagttttttaaagattttataaatGCTGAATACATTTTACATAGTTATTCTTGTAATAGCCATAATCTCCCTTTAAAGCTGGGCACCACCTAAGTGTGGCAGCTGATCCTGGAGGAAATTGCATGTGGCTTGAAGGTATGATGTTTCAACTGCACAAGAAGTATTTACCAAGTAACTGTTGATATCATTTGCTGTATGTCATCTACTTAGTAAGCACGGTTAAATCTTGAGTCTTATAATTTCAATACTAggtctttaaaaattatctaatttttctaaattgagactttaaaaattctgctaaaaaattttttttcgaaACAAGCAAATTTCGCAGCAACTAATTTGTCTTTAGGACTATTTTTGCTTTCTACTCTACTTAAGGCACAAATTATTGCTCCAGAACTCCTGTGGACGTCTCAAAATTTAGAGTAATTTTAAAAGGGTCTCATGACCAGATAATGTTAGGAAGGGCTGATCTAGATGCACATTGGTCTCAAGATTTATTTCCTTGTTGATCCCTGATTGCCCAACACACTCTGGGTGTAGAGGGAAGGACTTGTGACCTAGCTTAGACCAGGGCATCACAGGGAAACAGTGCCACCGTGTGGGGTCCAGTCTGTGCTAGAGGTGGGAATCAGCCCCTCCCTGgagaaactttttctttcttttcagaaaagctgcaattctctaataattctctttcatttttaaggcATTATGCATCCGACTATGGCAAGACCAATTTCAGTTGGCAGATCTCTGTGGTCAAAGCCTGGCCTGATTTCTACcctgatgggcattctgacttcTCAACTCGATCTTGGACCAGAAGCCCAAGTGTGCCTTTCTGGATGAGATGGCCAGATATGTCCCAGACTTTCTCTGATGACTCATTTGAGGGCCTTCCTTCACTCCCCAAACCCAGGTATTAACCTTCTAGAATCCAGCCACTACAGATTTTACAATATCAACATCACTTCCACATCTAGCAACAAAGAGGAACTGCCTCTTGTTTATTGCATCTCCCTAGCACCTGGCGTGGTGCTTGGCATATGGTTGGTGCttggaaaatatttgtagaataaatgaatgTGCCCCTGAGAAGAGTGCTCCAGCCTCTCCCATTCCCTTCTACAAGAGGGAAAGGGATGCCAAGAAGGAGGGGGCATTTCTAGGCCAAGTTCCcttccaggaacagatggcttacACAAAAGGGCTGAATTATCAATCATTTTAACAGGGTTCTTTACAGAGGAGTGGGCAAGGATAAGGGAACCAGTAAAGGAAGGGATCGTGATGCATCCAAAGACAGGGAGCTGTTAACACCCCCACACTTGAAAGAGCAGGGAGAAAGAATTGTGTTATTGGGACTGAGTGAGCGCCAGAGCCATGGAAGAGGGACCACCAATAAGAGCTGTAGCTACAGAGGAAAGCAGCTCCTGTTCAAACCATGGCAAACGTGGAGGGAGTAGGGGGAAGTAAAGACCCCAACTTATTTCTCCTCCTGGCCTCCAAACTCTTGCCAATATCTTCCCTTGACTTGACCCATCAGTAAGCCAGTAGGCTGGGAGCCTGGGGGATGCAGTCCAGAGGGGGTCAGTCTCCTTGGGACAGAGCAGGACTAAGCAGAAAGAACATGGGTtggtggagggggcaggagaggagaatAACCAGCACAGTGGTCAAGGATGTCAAAGGCGGCAGAAAAGCCAAGAAGGGGAGGACTGGGAGGAGGCCACTTGTGACTTCTAAGGATCAGATTCAA
This genomic interval from Balaenoptera ricei isolate mBalRic1 chromosome 11, mBalRic1.hap2, whole genome shotgun sequence contains the following:
- the LOC132373990 gene encoding trem-like transcript 2 protein translates to MAPTFLLLLLLLWLQGPVAGAPVESVYSKVRHFEGETLSVQCSYKSRKNHIEGKVWCKIRRKKCETVFTRVGVQGPRYLLQDDTQAKVVSITMAALRRQDSGRYWCMRNSSGILYPLMGFLLEVSPASTTKRNTPLTKLPTILQSGTVVTAGPALTSGPDAPFTTSTTVFTPGLLTLPRLLPFPASGSIRLTSVTGYGFTGASPSTTGPRRTMGSQTVTASPSNAAASAAGPASTPTKAGHLCTTGSPTTGMCPTGRSLLNQLSPSRHQDFYPAVLVGVLALLPVPVMLIVVYGFWKKRHMGSYSMCRDPARSWRDPSTRPEPPWKPAWSEAT